In Lacrimispora indolis DSM 755, a genomic segment contains:
- the acpP gene encoding acyl carrier protein, which translates to MEFEKLQNIIAEVLNIEPDEVTMNSTFVDDLGADSLDVFQIIMGIEEEFDIEIPTEVAENIVSVSDAVEQIKNALN; encoded by the coding sequence ATGGAATTTGAAAAGCTACAGAACATAATTGCAGAGGTATTAAATATTGAGCCGGATGAGGTGACCATGAACTCCACATTTGTGGATGACCTTGGCGCTGACTCCCTTGATGTGTTCCAGATTATCATGGGCATTGAGGAGGAATTTGATATTGAAATTCCGACAGAAGTGGCAGAAAACATCGTAAGTGTCAGCGACGCAGTAGAACAGATCAAGAATGCTTTAAATTAA
- a CDS encoding sensor histidine kinase, giving the protein MKEKFRFLSVRVILLLSGLFVGFLLLLGYALYLTMGTPAQMWLFMAAALLIALFFYGGYYGIYKPLEETKRVERQFASGSVLNDLFKIRYPYDLESEQVNQRFLEMLGTRELINVSKKQAEYLALQNQINPHFLYNTLEGIRSEALTLGVDSIAEMTEALATFFRYTISNVDHLVNLEDELANIENYYYIQQFRFGKKLQLSIQYAFSEELDEMEILQYRLPKLTLQPVVENSIFHGIERKIGEGHLIIKISVTDSRLIIKVSDDGLGMEADRVKMLNEKLKSLSLDDVNPDTDRRGGIAIQNVNNRIKLLFGEEYGIHVYSQVEAGTDVEISLPIVKD; this is encoded by the coding sequence ATGAAGGAAAAGTTTCGGTTTCTGTCCGTCAGAGTGATTCTTCTCTTGTCAGGCCTTTTTGTGGGATTCTTGCTTTTACTTGGATATGCCCTGTATTTAACCATGGGTACGCCGGCACAAATGTGGCTTTTCATGGCAGCAGCCCTTTTGATCGCCCTGTTTTTTTACGGAGGATATTATGGGATCTATAAACCTTTGGAGGAAACCAAACGGGTAGAGCGGCAGTTTGCCTCAGGCAGTGTTTTAAATGATTTATTTAAAATCCGATATCCTTACGACTTGGAATCCGAGCAGGTTAACCAAAGATTCTTAGAAATGCTTGGAACCAGAGAACTGATCAATGTATCAAAAAAGCAGGCGGAATATCTGGCCCTGCAAAACCAGATCAATCCCCATTTTTTGTACAATACCCTGGAAGGAATACGAAGTGAGGCCTTGACCCTGGGAGTTGACAGCATCGCAGAAATGACGGAGGCCCTTGCCACCTTTTTCCGCTATACCATTTCCAATGTGGACCATCTGGTGAACTTGGAAGATGAACTTGCAAATATTGAAAACTATTATTATATCCAGCAGTTCCGTTTCGGAAAAAAATTGCAGTTAAGCATTCAGTATGCCTTTTCAGAGGAGCTGGATGAAATGGAAATCCTGCAGTACCGCCTGCCAAAGCTGACCCTTCAGCCTGTGGTTGAAAACTCTATTTTCCATGGGATCGAACGGAAAATAGGAGAGGGCCACCTGATCATTAAAATTTCGGTGACGGATTCCCGGTTGATCATCAAGGTTTCTGATGACGGGCTTGGTATGGAGGCAGACCGGGTGAAAATGCTGAACGAAAAGCTTAAAAGCCTATCCTTAGATGACGTAAATCCTGATACGGACCGGAGAGGCGGCATTGCAATTCAGAATGTGAACAACAGAATCAAGCTGCTTTTTGGAGAAGAATATGGCATCCACGTCTACAGCCAGGTGGAAGCGGGGACAGATGTGGAGATATCCCTTCCCATTGTAAAGGATTGA
- a CDS encoding ATP-binding cassette domain-containing protein produces MRKEVLRLNHVTLEENGERYLDNLDFYILQGEIMGFIISDAKGCTQLIRLICHNIPINFGGVYYEGNRVNHYSHSDFTDNRVYVIEERGRLIDSLTISDNLFVMRKGFKKYIINSKVLDHQVELLMGSLGLTIDPKRRVSTLSAFERCVTELLKAILAGCQFIILDRISNFLSQMELKQFQDIIREQAKRGIAFLYMGNHHQEVFQIADRAALFHQGSIWKVFEKEEMVETALQPYTISFDLSGSQIREPKEEAALKLEGVHLNGKELVGFSLRKGECLMILDTDNQTWEPLVEVLSGSRGISGGRICLGERLFAGEEPVDFFKEGVAVIPDDPAETFLFRDMSYMENLTFLLDRKVRFGNLRRGHLRSVRKEYMKKVGPCIDAVKIDHLSLREKYGLAYYRIHLLHPKVVVCVQPLAKGDMYLRRYVLDLIQELKNSGISVLILTSNLADNMDVSDRMIILQDGKAAAEYPKEEFYKVGW; encoded by the coding sequence ATGAGAAAGGAAGTTCTCCGGCTGAATCATGTTACCCTGGAAGAAAACGGGGAGCGTTATCTGGATAATCTGGATTTTTATATTCTCCAGGGAGAAATTATGGGGTTCATCATTTCTGATGCAAAAGGCTGTACCCAGCTGATTCGTCTCATCTGCCATAACATTCCCATTAACTTTGGCGGAGTCTATTATGAAGGAAACCGTGTGAACCATTATTCCCATTCGGACTTCACGGACAACCGGGTCTATGTGATTGAGGAGAGGGGAAGGCTCATTGACAGCCTGACCATATCCGATAACTTATTTGTTATGCGAAAGGGATTTAAAAAGTATATCATCAACAGCAAAGTGCTGGATCATCAGGTGGAGCTTTTGATGGGATCCCTGGGGCTGACCATTGACCCTAAGCGCCGGGTCTCCACCTTAAGCGCTTTTGAACGGTGTGTGACGGAGCTTTTAAAAGCCATTCTGGCAGGGTGCCAGTTCATCATCCTGGACCGGATCAGCAATTTCTTAAGCCAGATGGAACTAAAGCAGTTTCAGGACATTATCCGGGAGCAGGCAAAGCGGGGGATCGCATTCCTTTATATGGGAAACCATCATCAGGAGGTGTTCCAGATCGCAGACAGGGCAGCCCTTTTTCATCAGGGGTCCATTTGGAAGGTTTTCGAGAAGGAAGAAATGGTGGAAACGGCTCTTCAGCCCTATACCATATCCTTTGATTTATCCGGCAGTCAGATCAGGGAGCCAAAGGAGGAAGCTGCTCTTAAACTGGAAGGGGTTCATTTAAACGGGAAAGAGCTGGTTGGTTTTTCTCTTAGAAAAGGGGAATGTCTGATGATACTGGACACGGATAATCAGACCTGGGAGCCTTTGGTGGAGGTTCTTTCCGGCAGCAGGGGGATCAGCGGAGGCAGGATCTGTCTGGGAGAAAGGTTGTTTGCAGGAGAGGAGCCTGTGGACTTTTTTAAGGAAGGGGTGGCTGTTATTCCCGATGATCCGGCAGAAACCTTCCTGTTTCGGGATATGAGCTACATGGAAAACCTGACTTTTCTTTTAGACAGAAAAGTCAGGTTCGGGAATTTAAGACGGGGCCATCTTCGCAGCGTACGGAAAGAGTATATGAAAAAGGTTGGTCCTTGCATTGACGCGGTGAAGATTGATCATTTAAGCCTTCGGGAAAAATACGGGCTGGCTTATTACCGGATCCATCTGCTTCATCCTAAGGTCGTTGTGTGCGTCCAGCCTTTGGCTAAGGGAGATATGTACTTAAGGCGGTATGTGCTTGATCTGATCCAGGAGCTGAAAAACAGCGGGATATCGGTGCTCATTCTGACCAGCAACCTTGCTGACAACATGGATGTATCGGATCGGATGATAATTCTCCAGGATGGAAAGGCTGCGGCAGAGTACCCAAAAGAGGAATTTTATAAAGTGGGCTGGTGA
- a CDS encoding ROK family protein produces MHVVGFDIGGTKCAVLLCRLEGETVVWNDRVEIQTTPDWKGVLDDLCRHAERMLETHGINRADCRIGISCGGPLSPDRMVICSPPNLPGWVSVPVVAYLSEKLQMTARMLNDADACALAEWKYGAGKGSLHMIFLTFGTGLGAGLILNGRLYTGACGMAGEVGHVRLKEEGPVGYGKAGSLEGFCSGGGIRQMAVKKAEQMEKEGKRASFQTGEKGSVKAKDVAEAARAGHEDAAELLRESGTYFGKGLSILIDILNPEVIVAGSIYARSHEFLETAMWEEIHKEALAPSAAACRIVPAQLGEKIGDYGAVMAAVYE; encoded by the coding sequence ATGCATGTAGTAGGGTTTGATATTGGAGGAACAAAGTGTGCAGTGCTGCTTTGCCGCTTGGAGGGAGAAACTGTTGTGTGGAATGACCGGGTGGAAATACAGACAACGCCTGACTGGAAAGGAGTTTTAGATGACTTATGCCGTCACGCAGAGCGGATGCTTGAGACCCATGGGATTAACCGGGCGGACTGCCGGATCGGAATCTCCTGCGGAGGCCCCTTAAGTCCTGACCGTATGGTCATATGTTCCCCGCCCAACCTTCCCGGGTGGGTTTCGGTCCCTGTTGTGGCCTATTTGTCGGAAAAGCTTCAAATGACTGCCAGGATGTTAAATGACGCCGATGCCTGCGCCCTTGCCGAATGGAAGTATGGGGCAGGAAAGGGATCTCTTCATATGATATTTCTTACCTTTGGCACCGGTCTTGGCGCAGGACTTATTTTAAACGGGCGTCTATATACGGGAGCCTGCGGCATGGCAGGAGAAGTTGGCCACGTCCGCCTAAAGGAGGAAGGGCCGGTGGGATACGGAAAAGCGGGAAGCCTGGAAGGCTTTTGCAGCGGCGGCGGGATCCGTCAGATGGCAGTAAAAAAGGCGGAGCAGATGGAAAAGGAGGGAAAAAGAGCCTCATTCCAGACGGGAGAAAAAGGATCGGTTAAAGCCAAGGATGTGGCAGAGGCAGCCAGAGCAGGCCATGAGGACGCTGCAGAATTATTAAGAGAGTCCGGAACATATTTTGGAAAGGGGCTGTCCATACTTATCGATATCCTGAATCCGGAAGTGATTGTGGCAGGAAGCATATATGCCAGGAGTCATGAGTTTCTGGAAACAGCCATGTGGGAGGAGATCCATAAGGAGGCTCTTGCCCCTTCGGCTGCAGCCTGCAGGATCGTGCCTGCTCAGCTGGGGGAAAAGATAGGAGATTATGGGGCCGTTATGGCTGCGGTTTATGAATAA
- a CDS encoding MATE family efflux transporter — METDMTRGNPLPIILKFTLPLLMGNIFQQLYNMADTIIVGRFVGPDALAAVGSTGTIMFLVIGFSQGMSTGFTVLTSQRFGAGDENGAKRSVANGIILSSFVIAVMTVLSLAFMKTLLRVMNTPENIFEDAYTYISIICMGIVTNVFYNLFSSYLRSVGNSRIPLVFLMFSACLNVVLDLVFIINFKMGVAGAAWATNLSQGISAVLCISYIYKKVPVLTPKSQHWKLNEADTRRQLSVGIPMALQFGITASGTIIMQSAVNLFGSTAVAAYTAANKFQGMVLQGMVAMGQTMATYSGQNYGKGDIKRIRRGVKLVLGTEIVYSALSSVIVCLILPYALKLFFSGDVDITEMLPWAKTYIYLCAIFYIPLGMIFIFRNTMQGCGYGFLPMLGGVVELAARLITAALAIRFLSYPLASACDPAAWASAGLFTAISYVYIMKKVEKNRENSGSV, encoded by the coding sequence ATGGAAACTGATATGACAAGAGGCAATCCGCTTCCGATCATTTTAAAATTCACGCTTCCGCTTCTGATGGGAAATATCTTTCAGCAGCTTTATAACATGGCAGATACCATTATTGTAGGCCGTTTTGTAGGGCCGGATGCCCTGGCAGCCGTTGGCTCCACAGGCACCATTATGTTTCTGGTCATTGGATTTTCCCAGGGGATGAGCACCGGATTTACGGTTCTTACCAGCCAGAGGTTCGGAGCAGGGGATGAAAACGGGGCAAAGCGTTCCGTAGCTAACGGGATCATCCTGTCATCGTTTGTTATTGCAGTAATGACGGTTTTAAGCCTTGCATTCATGAAAACACTTTTACGGGTCATGAATACGCCTGAGAATATTTTTGAGGATGCATACACCTATATCTCCATCATCTGCATGGGAATTGTTACGAATGTATTTTACAATCTGTTTTCATCCTATCTCCGTTCTGTTGGAAACAGCCGGATTCCCCTTGTGTTCCTGATGTTTTCTGCCTGTTTGAATGTAGTTCTGGATCTTGTTTTTATCATTAACTTTAAAATGGGAGTGGCAGGAGCAGCATGGGCCACGAACCTTTCACAGGGGATATCAGCGGTTCTCTGTATTTCCTATATTTATAAAAAGGTGCCGGTCTTAACTCCAAAGAGCCAGCACTGGAAGCTGAACGAGGCAGATACAAGGCGCCAGCTTTCTGTGGGGATCCCTATGGCTCTTCAGTTTGGGATCACGGCCTCAGGAACCATTATCATGCAGTCAGCAGTCAATCTGTTCGGTTCAACCGCAGTAGCTGCCTATACGGCCGCCAATAAGTTTCAGGGCATGGTCCTTCAGGGAATGGTTGCCATGGGTCAGACAATGGCCACGTATTCCGGCCAAAATTACGGAAAGGGAGATATAAAAAGGATCCGCCGCGGCGTTAAGCTTGTGCTGGGGACAGAGATCGTCTATTCGGCTCTTTCTTCTGTCATCGTCTGCCTGATCCTACCCTATGCATTAAAGCTGTTTTTCTCGGGAGATGTGGATATAACGGAGATGCTCCCATGGGCCAAAACCTATATTTACCTGTGTGCCATTTTTTATATTCCCTTGGGAATGATCTTTATATTCAGAAATACCATGCAGGGATGCGGCTATGGTTTTCTTCCCATGCTGGGAGGCGTTGTGGAGCTTGCGGCAAGATTGATAACTGCGGCATTGGCTATCCGGTTTTTAAGTTATCCATTGGCAAGCGCCTGTGATCCGGCAGCCTGGGCCAGCGCCGGACTGTTTACGGCAATCTCATATGTCTACATCATGAAAAAGGTTGAGAAAAACAGGGAAAACAGCGGTTCTGTATGA
- a CDS encoding sugar ABC transporter ATP-binding protein gives MQEDIVRMQNITKTFPGVKALDDVSFYLKSGEVMALLGENGAGKSTLVKILSGVYPRDGGTIEVFGSHIREMTTQRAKELGIAIIHQELNMCQHLTVAENIFLGRERTKGMVLSEKEMNKAAAEILSRMNIELDPEELVGNLAVSKQQMVEIAKALSMNARILIMDEPTSALTSKEINDLFTIIRKLKKEGCGIVYISHRLEELKHIVDRVTVMRDGKFITSMDFDQNRMEEIISHMVGREIKQKFPRVTCQKGKKILEVRHLNAGHLVRDISLELHEGEIVGIAGLMGAGRTETTRAIFGADPKESGQIFLDGEEVVIHKVEDSIKAGIVLAPEDRKKDGLCTKLSIRDNIALPNLDILCGKLGIVNRKKEREMTDKTVVSLKIKLPNTEVDAGSLSGGNQQKVVVGKWLARNSRVVIFDEPTRGIDVAAKVEIYNLMNELKQKGIGVLFVSSEMPEVLGISDRIIVMCDGKITGQMKTAEATQDLILKYATQFESKIS, from the coding sequence ATGCAGGAAGATATTGTGCGGATGCAGAATATTACAAAAACATTCCCTGGTGTAAAAGCGCTTGACGATGTTTCTTTTTACTTAAAATCAGGAGAAGTTATGGCATTGTTAGGTGAAAACGGCGCGGGAAAATCAACGCTTGTGAAAATATTAAGCGGCGTCTACCCAAGGGATGGGGGGACCATAGAGGTGTTCGGCAGCCATATCCGGGAAATGACCACGCAGAGAGCAAAGGAACTGGGAATCGCGATCATCCATCAGGAACTGAACATGTGCCAGCATCTGACCGTAGCAGAAAATATTTTCCTGGGGCGGGAGCGGACGAAGGGGATGGTTCTTTCTGAAAAAGAGATGAACAAGGCGGCGGCTGAAATTCTCAGCCGTATGAATATTGAATTAGACCCTGAGGAGCTGGTAGGAAACTTAGCAGTGTCCAAGCAGCAAATGGTGGAGATCGCCAAGGCCCTTTCCATGAATGCCAGGATCCTGATCATGGATGAACCCACATCAGCCCTGACATCAAAGGAGATCAATGATCTGTTCACCATCATCAGAAAGCTTAAAAAGGAAGGCTGCGGAATCGTATACATATCTCACCGCCTGGAAGAGCTGAAGCATATTGTGGACCGGGTCACCGTCATGAGAGACGGTAAATTTATCACATCAATGGATTTTGACCAGAATCGGATGGAAGAGATCATCTCCCATATGGTAGGACGTGAAATAAAACAGAAATTCCCCCGGGTGACCTGCCAAAAAGGGAAGAAGATCCTGGAGGTGCGTCATCTAAATGCAGGGCATCTGGTGCGGGACATCAGTCTGGAGCTTCACGAAGGCGAGATCGTAGGTATTGCCGGATTAATGGGAGCAGGAAGAACAGAGACCACCAGAGCCATATTCGGAGCGGATCCAAAGGAATCAGGACAGATCTTTCTGGATGGAGAAGAAGTTGTCATTCATAAGGTGGAGGATTCCATAAAAGCTGGCATCGTGCTGGCTCCTGAGGACAGAAAAAAGGATGGCCTCTGCACAAAGCTCAGCATACGGGATAACATTGCTCTTCCCAACCTGGATATTCTATGCGGAAAGCTGGGGATCGTAAACAGGAAAAAAGAAAGGGAAATGACGGATAAAACAGTGGTTTCCTTAAAAATCAAGCTGCCTAACACAGAGGTGGATGCCGGAAGCTTATCAGGCGGAAACCAGCAAAAGGTGGTGGTAGGTAAATGGCTGGCAAGGAACTCACGGGTGGTGATTTTCGATGAACCAACCAGAGGCATTGACGTGGCGGCAAAGGTAGAGATCTATAACCTGATGAATGAATTAAAGCAAAAGGGGATCGGCGTTTTGTTCGTTTCATCGGAAATGCCGGAAGTACTGGGCATCAGCGACCGGATCATTGTCATGTGCGACGGGAAGATTACAGGGCAAATGAAAACAGCTGAGGCAACACAGGATCTGATCCTTAAATATGCGACTCAGTTTGAAAGTAAGATCAGCTAA
- the rnc gene encoding ribonuclease III, protein MSRNLKELEERIGYRFSDRHLMTQAMTHSSYANEHRLNKLECNERLEFLGDSVLEVVSSDCLYHKYPERPEGDLTKIRASIVCEPTLAYCAECIKLGEYLLLGKGEEATGGRGRASIVSDAMEALIGAIYLDGGFANAKEFILRFIMNDLEHKQLFYDSKTILQEIVQSKTDEPLSYELLREEGPDHNKVFEAQVLIGQEIIGQGTGRTKKAAEQVAAYHGILSLKNGEGYVFKKY, encoded by the coding sequence ATGAGCAGGAATTTAAAAGAACTGGAGGAACGGATCGGCTACCGTTTTTCGGACAGGCATCTCATGACACAGGCCATGACTCACAGCTCCTATGCCAATGAGCACCGGTTAAATAAGCTGGAATGCAACGAGCGCCTGGAATTTTTGGGGGACTCCGTGCTGGAGGTGGTTTCCAGTGACTGCCTGTATCACAAATATCCGGAGAGACCGGAGGGGGATTTGACTAAGATACGCGCCAGTATTGTATGCGAGCCGACTCTTGCCTATTGCGCGGAGTGCATAAAGCTTGGGGAATACTTACTTTTGGGCAAGGGAGAAGAGGCCACAGGAGGCAGGGGGCGTGCGTCGATCGTGTCTGATGCTATGGAAGCGCTGATAGGGGCCATTTATCTGGACGGTGGTTTTGCTAATGCAAAAGAGTTTATCCTTCGTTTCATTATGAATGATCTGGAACATAAGCAGCTCTTTTATGATAGCAAGACTATCTTGCAGGAGATCGTACAGAGTAAAACGGACGAACCTTTAAGCTATGAGCTTTTGCGGGAAGAAGGGCCGGATCACAACAAGGTATTTGAAGCCCAGGTCCTCATAGGCCAGGAGATAATCGGACAGGGAACCGGACGGACTAAAAAGGCTGCGGAGCAGGTGGCTGCTTATCATGGGATCTTAAGCCTTAAGAATGGAGAAGGGTATGTATTTAAAAAGTATTGA
- a CDS encoding ABC transporter permease, protein MNSKRQSWYKRLFAVRGMGQVVTVGIGLIVMCIVFGIINPTFFSGKNVANLLRQIAPILLIGIGQSYVLITGNIDLSIGSVVGMSCMISATMMTKGMNPWAAVILTLMCCLIVGVVNGLLVAKCKLPPFIATLGTMTIARGIAQIVNNNYNTDAIGDGAKGFRDFFYYGKVAGVYNTVIISIVLWLIFNFLLSKTRTGRHIYAIGSNIEASKLSGVNIVSTTTKAYLVSSFCSCIVGLVICATSGMGTMDAGNAYEMYAVAASVIGGVSTLGGQGILIGTVIGASIWGVLQNGLQFAGAPVAIRNIVIGAIVVISVLIDVIVRSGKLGKKSKQET, encoded by the coding sequence ATGAATAGTAAAAGACAGAGTTGGTATAAAAGGCTGTTCGCCGTTCGCGGGATGGGACAGGTAGTCACCGTTGGCATTGGACTCATCGTCATGTGCATTGTTTTTGGCATCATAAACCCTACATTTTTTTCCGGGAAAAATGTTGCAAACCTTTTACGCCAGATTGCACCGATTCTGTTAATCGGCATCGGCCAGTCCTATGTGTTGATCACCGGAAACATTGACTTATCCATTGGTTCTGTGGTTGGCATGAGCTGTATGATATCCGCCACCATGATGACAAAAGGAATGAATCCATGGGCAGCGGTAATCCTCACCCTCATGTGCTGTCTGATCGTAGGAGTTGTCAACGGCCTTCTGGTAGCGAAATGCAAGCTTCCGCCCTTTATCGCAACCTTGGGCACCATGACAATCGCAAGAGGTATTGCCCAAATCGTCAATAACAACTATAATACAGACGCCATCGGAGACGGGGCAAAGGGTTTTCGGGATTTCTTTTATTACGGAAAGGTTGCCGGAGTATATAATACGGTGATCATATCCATTGTTTTATGGCTGATATTTAATTTCTTATTGAGTAAAACCAGGACAGGGCGGCACATTTATGCAATCGGCAGCAACATAGAGGCCTCCAAGCTATCCGGAGTAAATATCGTATCAACCACCACAAAGGCTTATCTGGTCAGCTCCTTTTGTTCCTGCATCGTAGGACTGGTGATCTGTGCAACCAGCGGCATGGGCACCATGGATGCGGGCAATGCCTATGAAATGTATGCTGTAGCTGCTTCCGTAATCGGAGGAGTCTCAACTCTGGGAGGCCAGGGAATCCTCATTGGCACGGTGATCGGCGCTTCCATCTGGGGAGTGCTTCAGAACGGACTTCAGTTTGCAGGAGCACCGGTTGCTATCCGGAATATTGTCATCGGCGCCATTGTGGTGATCTCCGTATTGATCGATGTGATCGTAAGAAGCGGAAAGCTTGGAAAGAAAAGTAAGCAAGAAACGTAA
- a CDS encoding ABC transporter substrate-binding protein — protein sequence MKRKVLAAVLSIGMIASMCAGCSSGQKEAAATTGATTAAATEAATAAAGETAKEAASGGGSYKVYLITMDQMDQHWVNVDAGAQKAVKELGNVDYKWLAPDVKDDAKQIECINNAVAGGAQAILLAANGPDAVTASLQEAIDAGVKVVYVDSAASLPAIQTLATDNKAAGKTAGEEMIKALKDKGIESGKIGIVNVNAATASTVAREEGFRSAFEGTKFEILETQYGEGDAAKSKDIAANYITQGCVGIFGANEGSTVGAGNAIQEAGETVIGVGFDKSDMILQLIKDGYLLATMAQNPDVMGYEGVKTAVNALESKDTGDKNVDTGVSVLTKDTIK from the coding sequence ATGAAACGGAAGGTATTGGCGGCTGTTCTTTCTATTGGAATGATTGCGTCCATGTGCGCAGGCTGCAGCAGCGGGCAGAAGGAGGCCGCAGCTACAACTGGTGCAACAACTGCAGCAGCGACTGAAGCAGCAACGGCTGCAGCAGGAGAAACAGCGAAAGAGGCAGCTTCAGGGGGCGGCTCGTACAAGGTTTACTTAATTACCATGGACCAGATGGACCAGCACTGGGTAAACGTAGATGCAGGTGCCCAGAAAGCGGTAAAGGAGCTTGGGAATGTAGATTATAAATGGCTGGCTCCTGATGTGAAGGATGATGCAAAGCAGATCGAATGCATTAACAATGCCGTCGCAGGCGGCGCTCAGGCCATATTGCTGGCGGCTAATGGCCCTGATGCAGTTACTGCATCTCTACAGGAAGCCATTGACGCAGGTGTAAAGGTAGTATACGTAGACTCCGCAGCATCCCTGCCGGCGATCCAGACCCTTGCAACGGATAATAAGGCTGCAGGAAAAACTGCAGGAGAAGAAATGATCAAAGCCTTAAAAGACAAAGGAATTGAATCCGGTAAGATCGGTATCGTCAATGTCAATGCGGCAACTGCATCCACAGTAGCCAGGGAAGAAGGCTTCCGCTCTGCATTTGAGGGAACCAAGTTTGAGATTCTGGAAACCCAGTACGGTGAAGGCGATGCGGCAAAATCCAAGGATATTGCGGCAAACTATATCACTCAGGGCTGTGTAGGCATCTTCGGAGCCAATGAAGGCTCTACTGTTGGAGCCGGCAATGCCATTCAGGAGGCGGGCGAGACCGTCATCGGCGTGGGCTTTGACAAATCCGACATGATCCTTCAGCTGATCAAGGATGGCTATCTTCTGGCAACCATGGCTCAGAACCCTGACGTTATGGGATATGAGGGAGTGAAGACGGCGGTTAATGCTCTGGAGAGCAAGGATACCGGCGACAAGAACGTGGACACAGGAGTTTCCGTTCTTACAAAAGACACCATAAAATAA
- the plsX gene encoding phosphate acyltransferase PlsX gives MIKVAVDAMGGDYAPIEMVAGAVEAVNANKEIQVLLVGQEHIVSEELKKHTYPKEQIQVVNASEVIETEEPPVNAIRKKKDSSVVVGMNLVKQKEADAFVSAGSSGAILVGGQVIVGRIKGVERPPLAPLIPTDKGVSLLIDCGANVDARPSHLVQFARMGSLYMEHVVGVKNPRVAIVNIGAEEEKGNALVKETFPLLKECKDIHFTGSIEAREIPRGGADVIVCEAFVGNVILKLYEGVGATLINKVKSGMMGSLRSKIGALLVKPALKESLKSFDASQHGGAPLLGLNGLVVKTHGNSKATEVKNSILQCVTFKEQGINDKIRESLRKSEETPLGYTFMPQKHGQD, from the coding sequence ATGATAAAAGTAGCTGTAGACGCTATGGGCGGTGACTATGCACCGATAGAAATGGTTGCCGGAGCCGTAGAGGCTGTAAATGCGAATAAAGAAATCCAGGTTCTCTTAGTAGGGCAGGAGCATATTGTATCGGAAGAGCTGAAAAAGCATACGTATCCAAAAGAACAGATACAGGTTGTGAATGCGTCAGAGGTAATCGAGACGGAAGAACCTCCGGTGAACGCCATACGAAAGAAGAAAGATTCTTCCGTCGTAGTGGGAATGAATCTGGTAAAACAAAAGGAGGCGGATGCGTTTGTATCGGCCGGCAGCTCTGGTGCCATACTGGTTGGCGGACAGGTGATTGTCGGACGGATAAAAGGGGTGGAACGACCACCGCTGGCTCCGCTTATTCCTACGGATAAAGGTGTTTCCCTGCTGATTGACTGCGGAGCCAATGTGGATGCAAGACCGTCCCATCTGGTACAGTTTGCCAGAATGGGGTCCCTTTACATGGAACATGTAGTGGGGGTGAAGAATCCAAGAGTGGCTATCGTCAATATCGGCGCAGAAGAAGAAAAGGGAAATGCGCTTGTAAAGGAGACCTTTCCGCTGTTAAAGGAGTGCAAGGATATCCATTTTACCGGAAGCATTGAAGCCAGAGAGATTCCACGCGGCGGCGCAGATGTCATTGTTTGTGAGGCATTTGTAGGCAATGTAATCCTGAAGCTTTACGAAGGAGTAGGCGCAACCTTAATAAACAAGGTGAAAAGCGGTATGATGGGAAGTTTAAGGAGCAAAATCGGAGCTCTGCTTGTAAAGCCAGCTTTGAAGGAAAGCCTAAAGTCGTTTGACGCATCTCAGCACGGGGGAGCGCCGCTTCTGGGACTTAATGGCCTGGTAGTAAAGACACATGGTAATTCAAAGGCGACAGAAGTGAAGAACTCCATACTTCAATGCGTAACCTTCAAAGAACAGGGAATTAATGATAAGATAAGAGAAAGTCTTAGAAAAAGTGAAGAAACGCCCTTAGGGTATACCTTTATGCCCCAAAAGCATGGGCAGGACTAA